In Salarias fasciatus chromosome 2, fSalaFa1.1, whole genome shotgun sequence, one genomic interval encodes:
- the LOC115401124 gene encoding polycomb group RING finger protein 1 isoform X1, with protein sequence MAEQGPMAIAMRLRNQLQSVYKLDPLRNEEEVKLKIKDLNEHIVCYLCAGYFIDATTITECLHTFCKSCIVKYLQTSKYCPMCNIKIHETQPLLNLKLDRVMQDIVYKLVPGLQESEDKRIKEFYQSRGLERVIQPAGDDGVPDATGLPYTSFDHSKAHFYRYDEQVSLCLERLSSSLAGKDKTKLTLQQKFVRCSVRAEVRHLRKVLCHRLNVEKHQVQMLFNNESLPDHMTMKRLWLSHWFGKAQPLVLHYTVKDKRSR encoded by the exons ATGGCGGAGCAGGGTCCGATGGCCATAGCGATGCGGCTCCGAAACCAGCTCCAGTCCGTCTACAAACTGGACCCGCTGAGGAACGAG gaggaggtgaagctgaAGATCAAGGACCTGAACGAACACATCGTCTGCTACCTTTGTGCGGGATACTTCATCGACGCCACGACCATTACCGAGTGTTTACACACCT tctgtAAAAGCTGTATTGTCAAATACCTGCAAACGAGCAAGTACTGTCCCATGTGCAACATCAAAATCCACGAAACGCAGCCGCTACTCAACCTGAAGCTGGACCGGGTGATGCAGGACATCGTCTACAAGCTGGTTCCGGGCCTGCAGGAGA GCGAAGACAAGAGAATAAAGGAGTTCTACCAGTCGCGCGGTCTAGAGAGGGTCATCCAGCCAGCGGGAGACG acggAGTCCCCGACGCCACCGGCTTGCCGTACACCAGCTTCGACCACTCGAAGGCTCACTTCTACCGATACGACGAgcaggtgtctctgtgtctggagCGTCTCAG ctcgTCGCTCGCCGGGAAAGATAAGACCAAGCTCACTCTTCAG cagaagttcGTCCGCTGCTCGGTGAGAGCCGAGGTGAGACACCTGAGGAAGGTTCTGTGTCACCGGCTCAACGTGGAGAAACACCAG gtccagatgctGTTCAACAACGAGTCTCTGCCCGATCACATGACCATGAAGCGGCTATGGCTGTCACACTGGTTTGGGAAG gctCAGCCGTTAGTTCTTCACTACACCGTCAAGGACAAGCGCAGCAGATAG
- the LOC115401124 gene encoding polycomb group RING finger protein 1 isoform X2 encodes MAEQGPMAIAMRLRNQLQSVYKLDPLRNEEEVKLKIKDLNEHIVCYLCAGYFIDATTITECLHTFCKSCIVKYLQTSKYCPMCNIKIHETQPLLNLKLDRVMQDIVYKLVPGLQESEDKRIKEFYQSRGLERVIQPAGDDGVPDATGLPYTSFDHSKAHFYRYDEQVSLCLERLSSSLAGKDKTKLTLQKFVRCSVRAEVRHLRKVLCHRLNVEKHQVQMLFNNESLPDHMTMKRLWLSHWFGKAQPLVLHYTVKDKRSR; translated from the exons ATGGCGGAGCAGGGTCCGATGGCCATAGCGATGCGGCTCCGAAACCAGCTCCAGTCCGTCTACAAACTGGACCCGCTGAGGAACGAG gaggaggtgaagctgaAGATCAAGGACCTGAACGAACACATCGTCTGCTACCTTTGTGCGGGATACTTCATCGACGCCACGACCATTACCGAGTGTTTACACACCT tctgtAAAAGCTGTATTGTCAAATACCTGCAAACGAGCAAGTACTGTCCCATGTGCAACATCAAAATCCACGAAACGCAGCCGCTACTCAACCTGAAGCTGGACCGGGTGATGCAGGACATCGTCTACAAGCTGGTTCCGGGCCTGCAGGAGA GCGAAGACAAGAGAATAAAGGAGTTCTACCAGTCGCGCGGTCTAGAGAGGGTCATCCAGCCAGCGGGAGACG acggAGTCCCCGACGCCACCGGCTTGCCGTACACCAGCTTCGACCACTCGAAGGCTCACTTCTACCGATACGACGAgcaggtgtctctgtgtctggagCGTCTCAG ctcgTCGCTCGCCGGGAAAGATAAGACCAAGCTCACTCTTCAG aagttcGTCCGCTGCTCGGTGAGAGCCGAGGTGAGACACCTGAGGAAGGTTCTGTGTCACCGGCTCAACGTGGAGAAACACCAG gtccagatgctGTTCAACAACGAGTCTCTGCCCGATCACATGACCATGAAGCGGCTATGGCTGTCACACTGGTTTGGGAAG gctCAGCCGTTAGTTCTTCACTACACCGTCAAGGACAAGCGCAGCAGATAG